The genomic window GGCTGTTGATGAGTGTGAGTTACGGGGTTTAACGGTTGAAACGTTCTCTGATGAGGTTCTTGAAAAGTTTGAAAAGTTGAAAAGGGAGGGAGGGCTGCCCAAGTTTGCTACCACCTTGAATCCGGTTGATATTACGGGTTCTGCAACTTCTGAGATGTTTGAGCTCTCAGCAAGGATTTTGTTAGATGCACCTGAAGTTGACGGTTTAATTGTGTTGGGTCTGCATCATACTCCCGCTTTGCAGGAAGATTTTGTGGACCGAATAGCGAATTTGGCGAAGAGTTATACAAAGCCTGTTGTTGCCTGTGACATTGGAGAGACAGAGATGGCGTTGTTTATCCGTTCAAGATTTGAAAAGCTGGGAATTCCTGCTTACTCTACACCGGAAGACGCGGCGCGAGCGATGACTGCGTTGGTGTATTACGGTAAATATTTGAGGAAAATAGATTGCTTTAATGATTATTTGGAGATCTATGCGAAGAGACATGGCGTTAGCTTTTGATGTTGGTGTCTAAGTATATTGTTAGTTTGACTTCGTCGCTGTCCTTTAGCGACAGTGTTTTGCGTAGATGAACTGGTGCAATGATTTCTAGGACATTGGGTGGATGGTTTGTTTTTTCGGGGAGGACAATGGCTCCTTTGATTTTGTTCATTATCAATACATTGAAGCATTGGGCTTGAGAGAAACCCTCTGCTGGGGTGATTTTGATGCCTTTAGACTCTTTTAAGATTTTTTCTAGTTTTTTTGTTTCTCTTTTTGGAAGGTGAATGTTTAATGTTCCAAAGTAAGGGGTAAAGCTTAGTTTTTCTTTGATTTGCCTTGTTGCCCAGGGAATTCTGACAAATTGGCTTCCAGTTCCTTCGCCGCTGAATACGTTTCCTTTTATTGTGACTGTGTTCATCTGTTGACCTTCGATGTGGAAGACCTAATTGCCAGCTTGTTGGTCTGCTTTCGGTTATTTCTGGGTTTTTAGCCATTCAGTTACTTTTTGGAACAAGGGGTTGGTTGACATGTCGATGACTGGGACGATGATTTTTTCTTTTGTTTCGATTATGGGTTTATAGGTTGGCATGGGAGTGTAGCTTAGGAAGGCCCAGTAGATTCTTCTTTTTTCTATGAGTTCTTTTGCGGCTGCTTCGGTGTTTATGGACAGGGGGAAGTAGATGAAAGCTATACCTCGGGCCCAGTATATGCCTGCTGTTTTTCCTCCAGCGATGATGCTTGTGAATCGTGCCAGATCGTCTGGTGTTGGGAATTGGGTGCGTTCAATGACTATGATTTCTTTGAAGGGTTCGTATTTTATTGTGAGTTGGTTCATTTTGTTGTTTTCTCCGTGTCTTCCTTATTTACTGCGGCTTCATTTTTATTCTCTTCGCTTATTTTAGGTTTGTATTTGTGCTTTTAGTGGTTTCTGGTTGGAGCGTGTAACCAGCTGAGCGGAATCGTGGCATAACATAATTTATCATGCAACGAGAGTTCAAAACGATTGGATGAGCACGCGACTTTATCTGCAATGATGTATGCTGTTGAAGACTGAAAGCTTTAATGGCGGGTTAGCTGTTTGGTTGTTCTCCGTTTTGTTGTGTGCCAGTTCCCTCTATACCCAGAGGCATACTTCACCACGCTAAACATCCGCGCCCACAAGTTGACGAACCACAAAATCGAATAAAACGGTGTATAATACAACAGCCACTTGTGATTATACTCTCCATACGCAAACCGTAGCGCAACCGCCTGAGCCATCATGCCTACGAGTAATGCATAACCGCCGAACCACAGTAGGTTGAGCACAAACAGAATCCTGTCGGGTGCAAACCAGAACAAAAACGGGAAACTGATGACTGCGGCGAACTCCACGAA from Candidatus Bathyarchaeota archaeon includes these protein-coding regions:
- a CDS encoding CTP-dependent riboflavin kinase: MNTVTIKGNVFSGEGTGSQFVRIPWATRQIKEKLSFTPYFGTLNIHLPKRETKKLEKILKESKGIKITPAEGFSQAQCFNVLIMNKIKGAIVLPEKTNHPPNVLEIIAPVHLRKTLSLKDSDEVKLTIYLDTNIKS